One part of the Hydra vulgaris chromosome 01, alternate assembly HydraT2T_AEP genome encodes these proteins:
- the LOC136075259 gene encoding uncharacterized protein LOC136075259 gives MDDEVVGKEIDFKENKVVLTSDDNDDEVPEVIVIEDDPVFELDLNLYNSDTEEIDFVIKNNSIKETTITETIKENNPNELPLEFTEDLLPQEITHCSPTQLNSTNDPTPTQPQENNILKKKKCGYISIYYSKSNM, from the exons atgGACGACGAAGTAGTTGGCAAAGaaatagattttaaagaaaacaaggTAGTTTTAACTagtgatgataatgatgatgaagTACCAGAGGTAATTGTGATCGAAGATGATCCTGTATTTGAACTCGATTTAAACCTTTACAACAGCGACACAGAAGAAATTGATTTTGTAATCAAAAACAATTCTATAAAAGAAACAACAATCacagaaactataaaagaaaataacccAAACGAATTACCGTTAGAATTTACAGAAGATCTACTACCTCAAGAAATAACACATTGCTCACCAACTCAACTCAACTCAACCAACGATCCAACACCAACTCAACCCcaagaaaacaatattttgaaaaaaaa aaaatgtgGCTACATTTCCATCTATTATAGTAAATCAAATATGTGA